From the Candidatus Binatus sp. genome, one window contains:
- the prfA gene encoding peptide chain release factor 1, with the protein MLDKASAIEERVAELERKLSDPATLGNQREYARIAKERSQLSEAAHCAREYIRIADEIAGHKSILDGDDADLRELAKAELPALQKNLAAFEEKLKELLTPRDPNDEKNVILEIRAGTGGEEASLFAGDLYRMYTRYAERHGFKIEPLSLSDTGLGGIKEVIALVSGRGAYSRLKYEGGVHRVQRVPETEGSGRIHTSAVTVAVMPEADDVEVNINEAKDLRIDVMRASGPGGQSVNTTDSAVRITHIPSGMVIICRDEKSQHKNKARALKILRARLLEAAQAEQQAKIAQTRRSMVGTGDRSERIRTYNFPQSRVTDHRVNVTIHQLDNFLDGEIDPIIDALAAYDQEQALSA; encoded by the coding sequence ATGCTGGATAAGGCAAGCGCAATAGAAGAGCGGGTGGCGGAACTCGAGCGCAAGCTCAGCGATCCGGCCACGCTCGGCAATCAGCGCGAATACGCCAGAATCGCCAAAGAGCGCTCGCAGCTTTCCGAGGCGGCGCATTGCGCCCGCGAATATATCCGCATCGCCGACGAGATCGCCGGCCACAAATCGATCCTCGATGGCGACGACGCCGACTTGCGCGAGCTGGCCAAGGCCGAGCTGCCGGCACTGCAGAAAAATCTTGCCGCGTTCGAGGAGAAACTCAAGGAGCTGCTCACCCCGCGCGATCCCAACGACGAAAAGAATGTGATCCTCGAAATCCGCGCCGGAACCGGCGGCGAAGAGGCGTCATTGTTTGCCGGGGACCTGTATCGGATGTACACGCGCTATGCCGAGCGCCACGGATTCAAGATCGAGCCGCTGAGCTTGAGCGACACCGGGCTTGGCGGAATCAAGGAAGTGATCGCGCTGGTCAGCGGACGCGGCGCATATTCGCGGCTCAAGTACGAAGGCGGGGTGCATCGCGTGCAGCGCGTACCTGAAACCGAAGGGTCAGGGCGCATCCACACCTCTGCGGTTACGGTGGCAGTGATGCCCGAAGCGGACGACGTCGAGGTCAATATCAACGAAGCGAAGGACCTGCGAATCGACGTGATGCGCGCGTCGGGACCGGGCGGCCAGAGCGTCAACACTACCGACTCGGCGGTGCGCATCACCCATATTCCCAGCGGCATGGTGATAATCTGCCGCGATGAAAAATCGCAGCACAAGAACAAGGCGCGCGCGCTGAAGATCCTGCGTGCGCGGCTGCTCGAAGCGGCGCAGGCCGAGCAACAGGCGAAGATCGCGCAGACGCGGCGTTCGATGGTGGGGACGGGCGACCGTTCCGAGCGCATCCGCACGTACAATTTTCCGCAATCGCGGGTGACCGACCATCGCGTCAACGTCACGATTCATCAGCTCGACAATTT
- the rpmE gene encoding 50S ribosomal protein L31, whose product MKAGIHPEYRRCTVACACGNTFETRSTLKELHVEVCSKCHPFYTGTQRLVDTAGRVERFNRKYGIKKPAEKTAGAAAEK is encoded by the coding sequence ATGAAAGCTGGAATCCATCCTGAATACCGTCGCTGCACTGTAGCCTGTGCGTGCGGCAATACCTTCGAAACGCGCTCGACGCTCAAGGAGCTGCACGTCGAGGTCTGCTCGAAGTGTCATCCTTTTTACACCGGCACGCAGCGCCTGGTCGATACCGCGGGGCGCGTCGAGCGCTTTAATCGCAAGTACGGCATCAAGAAGCCGGCGGAAAAGACGGCGGGAGCAGCCGCCGAGAAGTAG